The Clostridium aceticum genomic interval GGGGCACCAAACTTTAGAGAAGCCTTGGCAAAAAAACAGTCGAAGTATATGGGGATACCGATTGACCCAAATTCAGAAATTGTCGTTACCTGTGGCAGTACAGAAGCCATGATGGTAGCCATGATGACGGTTTGCAACCCAGGAGATAAGGTAATTGTATTTTCTCCTTTCTACGAGAACTATGGGGCGGATACCATTTTGTGTGGTGCAGAGCCTATCTATGTACCGTTGCATCCCCCAACTTTTCACTTTGATATAGAAGAATTGAGAAGGGCTTTTCAACAAAAACCAAAGGCGCTAATTCTTTGTAATCCCTCTAATCCTACTGGTAAAGTCTTTACCCTAGAGGAGCTACAGAGGATTGCTGAGTTGGCGGAGGAATATGATGCCTTTGTTATTACAGATGAAGTTTATGAGCATATCGTATTTGAGCCTTATAAGCACATTTACTTTGCTTCTTTACCAGGTATGTTTAAACGTACGATTTCTTGTAGTTCTTTATCTAAGACCTATTCTATCACTGGATGGCGACTGGGTTATGTGATTGCCCCAGCGGAGATTATTGATCCTGCCCGTAAGGTACATGACTTTCTAACGGTAGGGGCTGCAGCACCATTACAGGAGGCAGCTGTTGTAGGCTTGGAGTTTAATGATTTATATTATGAGGCGTTACAAGAAACCTATAGAAAAAAACGTGATCTCTTCCTCAAGGGATTAGATGAGATAGGATTGATCTATACTGTGCCTCAAGGAGCTTATTATGTATTAGTAGATATTTCAGAGTTTGAGGCTCCAAATGATGTAGAATTCTGTGAATGGCTGGCAAAAGAAGTAGGGGTGGCGGCTGTACCGGGTTCCAGTTTCTTTAGGGAAGATGTGAATCATTTGATACGTTTCCATTTTGCAAAGCAAGAAGAAACTTTAAAAGAAGCATTAAAGCGGCTAGCAAAACTTCGTGAAAAAGTAGAGGAGGGAGTTGCATGGTAGAAGTTAGATGGCACGGCAGAGGTGGTCAGGGAAGTTTTACTGTATCAAGAATATTAGGCATTGCAGTAACCTTATATGGAAATAAATATGCATTAGCCTTTCCCTCCTTTGGGCCCGAGAGAAGAGGAGCACCAGTTTTAGCTTTTACGAAAATCGATGAGAAGAAAATCATAGATCGTACTGAAGTAAAATCCTGTGACTATGCTGTCGTATTAGATGAAAGTCTTGTAAATAAAGGGATTTTAGAAACCATCAAGCCGAATGGCAAGGTAATTATCAACACCAGTCATCCAGAAAAGTATCACGACTGGCAAGGGGCACAGGTAGTGACGATAGACGCTACATCCCTGGCCCTAGATATACTAGGACAACCTATCACCAATACAGCTATGTTGGGGGCACTTTTAGGTTCCACAGAGATTGTCTCCTTAGATGCTGCTATTAAAGGATTAGAGGCAGGGTTGCCTGCTAAAATTGTTGACAAAAACATAGCGTTGATAAAGAAAGCCTATGAAGTAGTGAAAGGGGTGTCCCATGAGTAGACCTGTTGTTCGACCTTATAAGAAACCAGTGCATATCAAAGAGTATCCAAAGGGTACATGCTTTACGGCTGGCTATTTAGTGACAGAAAATGCAGACTGGAGAACAGAAAAACCTGTGATCAATAATGAAAGTTGTAATGGATGTTTTTATTGTTATTTGTGTTGTCCTGAGGGCGTTATCTTTAAAAAAGAAAATAAAGTAGACATTGATTATAAATTTTGTAAAGGTTGTGGCATCTGTGCTAAGGCTTGTAAAGCTAAGGCTATCACAATGAATAGGGAGGAGTAGGATCATGGAGAAGGTATTTATTTCTGGAAATGAAGCTGTAGCAGTAGGAACAAAATTATCTAGACCCCATGTTATTTCAGCTTATCCTATCACTCCACAGACCATCGTAGTAGAGCGTCTTTCTGAGATGGTGGAGGAAGGAAGCATCAAAGCAGAGTTTATGCATGTAGAATCAGAACATTCTGCACTATCCGCTGCCATGGGGGCTAGCGCAATAGGTGCTAGAACTTTTACAGCCAGTTCTTCGCAGGGACTTTTATATATGGCAGAATGTATGCATTATGCCAGCGGCGGTAGGTTTCCTATTGTCATGATGAATGCTAATCGCTCTGTAGCTTTGCCATGGAGCATTTATGGAGATCAAAGAGATTCATTATCTCTTTTGGATTCTGGATGGCTGCAGGTCTATGTAGAGGATGCACAGGAAAGTTTAGATATGGTGATTCAATCCTATGCCATTGCAGAGCACCCTGATGTATTGACACCTATTATGCTGAACTTAGATGGGTTTGTATTAACCCACACCTATGAGGAGGTGGAGGTACCGCAGCAAGAAGCGGTAGACGCTTTTTTACCTCCTTATAAAACCACCAATAAGTTTGACTTGGAGAATCCTACAAATATGTGCTTTAGTTCTTCTCCAGCAGATAATATGGCCTTTAAGTATCAACAGCATAAGGCAGCTTTAGATGCTGTAAAGGTGATTAAAGAAGTGAATGAAAACTTTGCAACACAGTTTCATAGAGATTATGGAGGGCTCATACAAGCTTATCGTTGTGAGGATGCAGAGGTCGTCTTGATTGCACTAGGCAGTGTTTGTGGGACTTGTCGTACTGTAGTGGATGCCCTAAGACAACAAGGGCAGAAGGTAGGATTATTAAAGATTCGTTTTATGCGTCCTTTTCCAGAGAAGGAAATTCTCGAGGTGCTGAAAGATGTAAAGGCGGTAGGTGTAATCGATAAAGATATTTCTTTTGGCTATGAAGGTACTGTGTATACCAATGTCAATTCTGCCTTAGCAAAAGGAGGTCAAGATATACAGAGCCTAAACTTCATTGCAGGGTTAGGTGGTAGAGATATTTCTAAGGAAGATATTCAAGGAATGTTTGAAAAGTTACAGGAAGTCCCAGGAACAAAGGTAGAAAAGCATGTACACTTTATTAATGTGGGGGTGGAGATCGATGCGTAGGGAAAAAAATATAAATGCCCGTAATATTACAGATGAAGAATACTTTTATGGTCATAAGGCTTGTGCTGGCTGTGG includes:
- a CDS encoding pyridoxal phosphate-dependent aminotransferase yields the protein MPEISSRLAGFTESIIRRMTRIANQYDAVNLSQGFPDFEPPVEIQEALQKVAKEGPHQYAVTWGAPNFREALAKKQSKYMGIPIDPNSEIVVTCGSTEAMMVAMMTVCNPGDKVIVFSPFYENYGADTILCGAEPIYVPLHPPTFHFDIEELRRAFQQKPKALILCNPSNPTGKVFTLEELQRIAELAEEYDAFVITDEVYEHIVFEPYKHIYFASLPGMFKRTISCSSLSKTYSITGWRLGYVIAPAEIIDPARKVHDFLTVGAAAPLQEAAVVGLEFNDLYYEALQETYRKKRDLFLKGLDEIGLIYTVPQGAYYVLVDISEFEAPNDVEFCEWLAKEVGVAAVPGSSFFREDVNHLIRFHFAKQEETLKEALKRLAKLREKVEEGVAW
- a CDS encoding 4Fe-4S binding protein; protein product: MSRPVVRPYKKPVHIKEYPKGTCFTAGYLVTENADWRTEKPVINNESCNGCFYCYLCCPEGVIFKKENKVDIDYKFCKGCGICAKACKAKAITMNREE
- a CDS encoding transketolase C-terminal domain-containing protein — its product is MMEKVFISGNEAVAVGTKLSRPHVISAYPITPQTIVVERLSEMVEEGSIKAEFMHVESEHSALSAAMGASAIGARTFTASSSQGLLYMAECMHYASGGRFPIVMMNANRSVALPWSIYGDQRDSLSLLDSGWLQVYVEDAQESLDMVIQSYAIAEHPDVLTPIMLNLDGFVLTHTYEEVEVPQQEAVDAFLPPYKTTNKFDLENPTNMCFSSSPADNMAFKYQQHKAALDAVKVIKEVNENFATQFHRDYGGLIQAYRCEDAEVVLIALGSVCGTCRTVVDALRQQGQKVGLLKIRFMRPFPEKEILEVLKDVKAVGVIDKDISFGYEGTVYTNVNSALAKGGQDIQSLNFIAGLGGRDISKEDIQGMFEKLQEVPGTKVEKHVHFINVGVEIDA
- a CDS encoding 2-oxoacid:acceptor oxidoreductase family protein; the encoded protein is MVEVRWHGRGGQGSFTVSRILGIAVTLYGNKYALAFPSFGPERRGAPVLAFTKIDEKKIIDRTEVKSCDYAVVLDESLVNKGILETIKPNGKVIINTSHPEKYHDWQGAQVVTIDATSLALDILGQPITNTAMLGALLGSTEIVSLDAAIKGLEAGLPAKIVDKNIALIKKAYEVVKGVSHE